The Eurosta solidaginis isolate ZX-2024a chromosome 4, ASM4086904v1, whole genome shotgun sequence genome includes a window with the following:
- the Hk gene encoding voltage-gated potassium channel subunit beta-2 isoform X4 — MPAAIKPSKKQYSQLQQEPQQQQQQNTHTMTAHNENNATTATIAHANSSNTTATTTNTTSLNNSRGAMDLSVSVPSSLPPLQPPPPPPPALSSGNLSILNGSIGIVSAYAHSSHTYGHAPGAVMANATAAAINASNVNANAKTTITSNYQMPTYANISVIPSNIGAAGGVNSNLQLANAVNANAPIAVFMGGALVAGAAGAAATSAGRGGAGGGALIVGNTNDNNNNMDNTSEESNAVTIYRCRAPIASLDCMEEFSGRSISLGSNPALPLRHGSAPTPGLRYKNLGKSGLRVSNVGLGTWPVFSPGVSDEQAEAILRLAIESGINMFDISEAHSETEIGKILQRTGWKRTAYVITTKVYWSTKSDERGLSRKHIIECVKASLQRLQLQYIDIVIIHKADPMCPMEVVRAMNYVIQQGWAMYWGTARWSHVEIMEAYTNCRQFNCITPIVEQSEYHMFCREKCELYLPEMYNKIGVGLMAWGPLSMALADTQNGEKLFLPKGSFKTKSQSYSWTEDEINRNAALSPQGSWGKDRVDEGRRHCDRLRDLAALAEKLGCSPTQLSIAWSLKHEAVQCLLLGATSAEQLHQSLQSLQLLPRLSTSVMMELERILENKPVRPPMISTLALR; from the exons ATGCCAGCAGCAATAAAACCATCCAAAAAACAATATTCACAATTACAACAagaaccacaacaacaacaacagcaaaacacCCACACGATGACCGCACACAATGAGAACAACGCAACAACTGCAACAATAGCGCATGCAAACAGTAGCAACACaactgccaccacaacgaatacAACAAGTCTGAATAACAGTCGTGGCGCTATGGACTTAAGTGTTAGCGTGCCATCTTCGTTACCGCCACTACAACCGCCACCACCTCCACCGCCTGCGCTAAGTAGTGGCAATTTGAGTATATTGAATGGTAGCATTGGCATTGTCAGCGCTTACGCTCATTCCTCGCACACATACGGTCATGCACCGGGCGCTGTCATGGCCAATGCCACCGCCGCCGCCATCAACGCCAGTAACGTCAACGCCAACGCCAAAACCACTATAACCTCGAATTACCAAATGCCTACATATGCCAATATATCCGTTATACCTTCGAATATCGGTGCTGCAGGCGGTGTCAACTCCAATCTACAGTTAGCGAATGCCGTTAACGCAAATGCACCCATTGCCGTTTTTATGGGTGGCGCATTGGTTGCAGGTGCAGCAGGAGCAGCAGCAACGAGTGCTGGTAGAGGTGGTGCTGGTGGTGGTGCACTTATTGTGGGTAACACAAatgataacaacaacaatatggaTAATACAAGCGAAGAATCGAATGCGGTTACAATTTACAG GTGCCGGGCCCCAATTGCGTCACTTGATTGTATGGAGGAGTTCAGTG GCCGTTCGATAAGTTTGGGTTCGAATCCAGCATTACCGCTACGTCATGGCTCCGCACCAACACCTGGTTTGCGCTACAAGAATCTTGGCAAGAGCGGCTTGCGCGTTTCCAACGTCGGTTTGGGTACTTGGCCCGTTTTTTCGCCTGGCGTTAGTGACGAACAAGCCGAAGCAATATTACGCCTGGCTATTGAGAGTGGCATAAATATGTTTGATATCTCTGAGGCGCATTCAGAGACGGAAATTGGAAAGATTTTGCAGCGCACCGGTTGGAAGAGAACCGCATATGTGATTACCACAAAAGTTTACTGGAGTACTAA ATCCGATGAACGAGGCCTTTCACGCAAACACATTATCGAATGTGTCAAGGCGAGTTTGCAACGTTTGCAATTGCAATATATAGACATTGTGATTATACACAAAGCCGATCCAATGTGTCCCATGGAAG TTGTACGCGCCATGAACTATGTCATACAACAAGGTTGGGCTATGTATTGGGGTACAGCACGTTGGTCACATGTTGAGATAATGGAAGCCTACACTAACTGCCGCCAGTTCAATTGTATAACACCGATTGTCGAACAATCTGAATATCATATGTTTTGTCGTGAGAAGTGTGAACTTTATTTACCCGAAATGTATAATAAGATTGGTGTGGGTCTAATGGCTTGGGGTCCATTGTCGATGGCCTTAGCAGATACGCAAAATGGTGAAAAACTATTTTTGCCCAAGGGTTCGTTCAAAACAAAAAGTCAAAGTTATTCGTGGACAGAGGACGAGATAAACCGAAAC GCGGCCTTATCGCCACAAGGTAGCTGGGGCAAAGACCGTGTCGATGAGGGACGTCGTCATTGCGATCGTTTACGTGATTTGGCAGCGCTTGCCGAGAAATTAGGTTGCAGCCCCACCCAGCTCTCAATTGCTTGGTCGCTCAAGCATGAAGCAGTTCAATGTCTACTTTTAGGCGCAACGTCAGCTGAGCAATTACATCAGAGTTTGCAATCATTGCAG CTACTGCCACGCCTCTCAACCAGCGTCATGATGGAACTCGAGCGCATATTAGAGAATAAACCGGTGCGGCCGCCAATGATATCGACACTCGCACTTCGGTGA
- the Hk gene encoding voltage-gated potassium channel subunit beta-2 isoform X5, whose translation MPAAIKPSKKQYSQLQQEPQQQQQQNTHTMTAHNENNATTATIAHANSSNTTATTTNTTSLNNSRGAMDLSVSVPSSLPPLQPPPPPPPALSSGNLSILNGSIGIVSAYAHSSHTYGHAPGAVMANATAAAINASNVNANAKTTITSNYQMPTYANISVIPSNIGAAGGVNSNLQLANAVNANAPIAVFMGGALVAGAAGAAATSAGRGGAGGGALIVGNTNDNNNNMDNTSEESNAVTIYRCRAPIASLDCMEEFSGTGGHLDFGRSISLGSNPALPLRHGSAPTPGLRYKNLGKSGLRVSNVGLGTWPVFSPGVSDEQAEAILRLAIESGINMFDISEAHSETEIGKILQRTGWKRTAYVITTKVYWSTKSDERGLSRKHIIECVKASLQRLQLQYIDIVIIHKADPMCPMEEVVRAMNYVIQQGWAMYWGTARWSHVEIMEAYTNCRQFNCITPIVEQSEYHMFCREKCELYLPEMYNKIGVGLMAWGPLSMALADTQNGEKLFLPKGSFKTKSQSYSWTEDEINRNAALSPQGSWGKDRVDEGRRHCDRLRDLAALAEKLGCSPTQLSIAWSLKHEAVQCLLLGATSAEQLHQSLQSLQLLPRLSTSVMMELERILENKPVRPPMISTLALR comes from the exons ATGCCAGCAGCAATAAAACCATCCAAAAAACAATATTCACAATTACAACAagaaccacaacaacaacaacagcaaaacacCCACACGATGACCGCACACAATGAGAACAACGCAACAACTGCAACAATAGCGCATGCAAACAGTAGCAACACaactgccaccacaacgaatacAACAAGTCTGAATAACAGTCGTGGCGCTATGGACTTAAGTGTTAGCGTGCCATCTTCGTTACCGCCACTACAACCGCCACCACCTCCACCGCCTGCGCTAAGTAGTGGCAATTTGAGTATATTGAATGGTAGCATTGGCATTGTCAGCGCTTACGCTCATTCCTCGCACACATACGGTCATGCACCGGGCGCTGTCATGGCCAATGCCACCGCCGCCGCCATCAACGCCAGTAACGTCAACGCCAACGCCAAAACCACTATAACCTCGAATTACCAAATGCCTACATATGCCAATATATCCGTTATACCTTCGAATATCGGTGCTGCAGGCGGTGTCAACTCCAATCTACAGTTAGCGAATGCCGTTAACGCAAATGCACCCATTGCCGTTTTTATGGGTGGCGCATTGGTTGCAGGTGCAGCAGGAGCAGCAGCAACGAGTGCTGGTAGAGGTGGTGCTGGTGGTGGTGCACTTATTGTGGGTAACACAAatgataacaacaacaatatggaTAATACAAGCGAAGAATCGAATGCGGTTACAATTTACAG GTGCCGGGCCCCAATTGCGTCACTTGATTGTATGGAGGAGTTCAGTGGTACGGGAGGTCATCTTGATTTCG GCCGTTCGATAAGTTTGGGTTCGAATCCAGCATTACCGCTACGTCATGGCTCCGCACCAACACCTGGTTTGCGCTACAAGAATCTTGGCAAGAGCGGCTTGCGCGTTTCCAACGTCGGTTTGGGTACTTGGCCCGTTTTTTCGCCTGGCGTTAGTGACGAACAAGCCGAAGCAATATTACGCCTGGCTATTGAGAGTGGCATAAATATGTTTGATATCTCTGAGGCGCATTCAGAGACGGAAATTGGAAAGATTTTGCAGCGCACCGGTTGGAAGAGAACCGCATATGTGATTACCACAAAAGTTTACTGGAGTACTAA ATCCGATGAACGAGGCCTTTCACGCAAACACATTATCGAATGTGTCAAGGCGAGTTTGCAACGTTTGCAATTGCAATATATAGACATTGTGATTATACACAAAGCCGATCCAATGTGTCCCATGGAAG AAGTTGTACGCGCCATGAACTATGTCATACAACAAGGTTGGGCTATGTATTGGGGTACAGCACGTTGGTCACATGTTGAGATAATGGAAGCCTACACTAACTGCCGCCAGTTCAATTGTATAACACCGATTGTCGAACAATCTGAATATCATATGTTTTGTCGTGAGAAGTGTGAACTTTATTTACCCGAAATGTATAATAAGATTGGTGTGGGTCTAATGGCTTGGGGTCCATTGTCGATGGCCTTAGCAGATACGCAAAATGGTGAAAAACTATTTTTGCCCAAGGGTTCGTTCAAAACAAAAAGTCAAAGTTATTCGTGGACAGAGGACGAGATAAACCGAAAC GCGGCCTTATCGCCACAAGGTAGCTGGGGCAAAGACCGTGTCGATGAGGGACGTCGTCATTGCGATCGTTTACGTGATTTGGCAGCGCTTGCCGAGAAATTAGGTTGCAGCCCCACCCAGCTCTCAATTGCTTGGTCGCTCAAGCATGAAGCAGTTCAATGTCTACTTTTAGGCGCAACGTCAGCTGAGCAATTACATCAGAGTTTGCAATCATTGCAG CTACTGCCACGCCTCTCAACCAGCGTCATGATGGAACTCGAGCGCATATTAGAGAATAAACCGGTGCGGCCGCCAATGATATCGACACTCGCACTTCGGTGA
- the LOC137251363 gene encoding probable serine/threonine-protein kinase MARK-A, which produces MTTTISKHELQLQQQCQQQQRRQLLLLQQQQQHVQYTDQQLQQQEPQQLQQQQPRTSILFKPTTNKSLLFNNTVSSLVDNTQNIYDLDAASIAAISATQANTTTTTRLDSATTIIQIDSINNNNTTTTLSTTTTAITTATTPTNNNGTVLLTNDMPESEPKTQKRRSLLNFKSFDFHIKSLYSGLRNGNKHSQSQSSSLGGGDGGVGGGGGCIEDSGSGRVGDSNITDNANGSGLLFNTPTAQRGEGQTMANRIPPYLKIETVDPEEAENLLLDYPQSSYSSRRNSSHEDENRSSSQLLHINRYDMCSRSQASSSSPYYLSPYPIDVNMRRSSTSDIMSGKRSGTSSTSDSRRPSTSDLLRKARERRGSEARMGRSVSHSGLPRGGPRLGGAGGGGGGRRTSMAF; this is translated from the coding sequence ATGACAACAACAATAAGCAAACAtgaattacaattgcaacaacaatGCCAGCAGCAACAACGACGACAACTGCTAttactacagcaacaacaacagcatgtaCAATACACAGACCAACAATTACAGCAGCAGGAGCCACAACAACTGCAGCAACAACAGCCACGTACTTCAATTTTATTTAAACCTACAACCAATAAAAGTTTATTATTCAATAATACCGTTAGTAGTTTAGTCGATAACACACAAAATATTTACGATTTAGATGCTGCATCAATAGCAGCGATATCTGCAACGCAGGcaaacaccacaacaacaactcgCTTAGATAGTGCAACCACAATTATACAAATAGATTCgattaacaacaacaatacaacaacTACTTTAAGTACAACAACAACCGCTATTACAACAGCCACCAcaccaaccaacaacaacggCACGGTGTTGCTCACTAACGATATGCCTGAGAGTGAGCCTAAAACACAAAAACGCCGCTCACTGCTCAATTTTAAATCATTCGATTTTCATATAAAATCGTTGTACTCCGGTTTACGTAACGGTAACAAGCATTCGCAGTCACAATCGTCTTCGCTTGGAGGTGGTGATGGTGGTGTTGGGGGTGGCGGTGGATGCATTGAAGATAGTGGAAGTGGAAGAGTTGGTGACTCAAATATTACAGACAATGCCAACGGCAGTGGCTTACTCTTCAATACACCGACCGCACAACGTGGAGAAGGCCAAACTATGGCAAATCGTATACCACCCTATTTGAAAATTGAAACGGTCGATCCGGAGGAGGCTGAAAATCTCTTACTCGACTATCCACAATCATCGTATTCATCGCGTCGCAATAGCTCACATGAGGATGAGAATCGTTCGAGTTCGCAATTGTTGCATATCAATCGCTATGACATGTGTTCGCGTTCGCAAGCCAGTTCGTCGTCACCATATTATTTGTCGCCATATCCTATTGATGTTAATATGCGACGCTCCTCGACGTCGGACATTATGTCGGGTAAGCGCAGCGGTACGTCCAGCACGAGTGATAGCCGCCGGCCGAGCACGAGCGATCTGTTGAGGAAAGCGCGTGAACGGCGTGGTAGTGAGGCGCGAATGGGTCGCAGCGTTTCGCATAGTGGACTGCCGCGTGGTGGACCGAGGTTAGGAGGAGCTGGTGGCGGCGGCGGTGGGCGGCGTACAAGTATGGCATTTTAA